In Acanthopagrus latus isolate v.2019 chromosome 17, fAcaLat1.1, whole genome shotgun sequence, the following are encoded in one genomic region:
- the LOC119006369 gene encoding zinc finger protein squeeze-like — translation MLSLRAFLTDRLAAAAEEIFGAVEKTIAEYKEELSRSKDLEIGRLRMQLKLLKSEPRLDRCLGAQLQQHTHHHHHHPPPPPPPPPQQHPQSVPAVEAPGVEEEEEEEEEGGGSSMEQEHPGASQVKKEQQKSHRDFWMGHDDAAEQLDSLESDIKDFISSPSSLRGGLQDHTLPFHSNHNHQHQHHHHHHNNNNNSSSSGEESREKPYCCTVCEKRFSNCSHLAAHIRTHTGERPYRCEICRKTFITTSALNRHQTIHTEGKHFICNYCGKSFKWMESLGRHMRSVHKRDSVPV, via the exons ATGCTTTCGCTGAGAGCCTTCCTCACCGACAGACTGGCGGCAGCGGCGGAGGAGATCTTCGGAGCCGTGGAGAAGACGATAGCCGAGTACAAAGAGGAGCTTTCTCGGTCGAAAGATTTGGAAATCGGTCGTCTCAGGATGCAGCTGAAGCTTCTCAAGTCAG AGCCCAGGTTGGACAGATGCCTAGGagcccagctgcagcagcacacccatcaccaccatcaccatcctcctcctccaccacctcctcctcctcagcagcaccCTCAGTCAGTCCCTGCAGTGGAGGCTCctggagtggaggaggaagaagaggaggaggaggaaggtggaggcaGCAGCATGGAGCAGGAGCACCCAGGGGCCTCACAGGtgaagaaggagcagcagaagagcCACAGGGACTTCTGGATGGGTCACGATGACGctgcagagcagctggacagcCTCGAATCAGACATTAAAGACTTCATCTCGTCCCCTTCCAGTCTGAGAGGCGGCCTGCAGGACCACACCTTGCCCTTCCACTCCAACCacaaccaccagcaccagcatcaccaccaccaccacaacaacaacaacaacagcagcagcagcggcgaggagagcagagagaagccCTACTGCTGCACCGTGTGTGAGAAGCGCTTCAGCAACTGCTCACACCTCGCCGCTCACATCAGGACTCACACGGGGGAGAGGCCCTACAGGTGTGAGATATGCAGGAAGACCTTCATCACCACGAGCGCGCTGAACAGACACCAGACCATCCACACCGAGGGGAAACACTTCATCTGCAACTACTGCGGGAAGTCCTTCAAGTGGATGGAGTCTCTCGGCAGGCACATGAGAAGTGTGCACAAGAGAGACAGCGTCCCCGTATGA
- the tpi1b gene encoding triosephosphate isomerase B: MSRKFFVGGNWKMNGDKKSLGELIQTMNGAKVDPNVEVVCGAPAIYLDFARSKLDAKFGVAAQNCYKVAKGAFTGEISPAMIKDCGVNWVILGHSERRHVFGESDELIGQKTAHALESGLGVIACIGEKLDEREGGITEKVVFDQTKVIADNVKDWSKVVLAYEPVWAIGTGKTASPQQAQEVHEKLRGWLQKNVSEAVANSVRIIYGGSVTGATCKELASQKDVDGFLVGGASLKPEFIEIINAKA; encoded by the exons ATGAGCAGGAAATTCTTCGTTGGTGGAAACTGGAAGATGAACGGCGACAAGAAAAGCCTTGGGGAGCTCATCCAGACCATGAACGGAGCCAAGGTGGACCCCAATGTCG aGGTGGTGTGCGGTGCTCCTGCAATCTACCTGGACTTTGCCAGGTCCAAGCTGGATGCCAAGTTTGGCGTGGCAGCTCAGAACTGCTACAAAGTTGCCAAGGGTGCCTTCACTGGGGAGATCAG CCCTGCGATGATCAAGGACTGTGGTGTGAACTGGGTGATCCTGGGACACTCTGAGAGGCGCCACGTCTTCGGAGAGAGCGATGAG CTCATTGGTCAGAAGACAGCCCACGCTCTGGAGTCCGGTCTCGGTGTCATCGCCTGCATCGGCGAGAAACTGGACGAGAGGGAGGGCGGCATCACCGAGAAGGTCGTCTTCGATCAGACCAAGGTCATCGCAG ACAATGTAAAGGACTGGAGCAAGGTCGTGCTCGCCTATGAGCCTGTGTGGGCCATTGGCACCGGCAAGACAGCCTCCCCGCAGCAG GCACAGGAGGTTCATGAGAAACTGAGGGGCTGGCTGCAGAAAAACGTGTCTGAGGCTGTAGCCAACTCCGTGAGGATCATCTATGGAG gctctGTGACTGGTGCTACCTGCAAGGAGCTCGCCTCCCAGAAGGACGTCGACGGTTTCCTTGTGGGCGGAGCATCTCTCAAGCCAGAGTTCATCGAAATCATCAACGCcaaggcataa